The Candidatus Hepatincola sp. Av genome contains the following window.
GGGTGATGCAATACCTATTTATAATAATTACTCATATTAAAGATGATTAAGTGAACCACTAATTTACGAGGATGATATTATTTTTACCTAAATAAGATTTTATTAAAAAATTACCATTAACAACTTTCCCTTTATCATAAAACATAAAAATGAAGGAAGTTGCATATATATAGATAAACTACCTAGAATAAAATTCTACCACGATGTTTGGTTCCATTTTTACAGGATACGGAACTTCTTCTAAAGTTGGGTGGGAGATAAACTTACCTTTAAAGTTAGATAAATCTGCTTCCATGTAACTAGGAACATCTCTTTCTACTGAGGCAGCGGCTTCTAAAACAATGGCTAATTTTTTAGATGAAGACTTAACTTCAATTTCATCACCTGCTTTTACTAAGTAAGAAGGAATATTTACTTTTTTACCATTGACAAGAATATGACCATGATTTACAAACTGCCTAGATGCAAACATAGTTTGGGCAAATTTCATACGGTAAATAACAGTATCTAGGCGGGATTCTAAAATAGATATTAAATTTTGTGAAGTATCACCTGTGCGTCTAGCTGCTTCATCAAAGTATCTGCGGAATTTTCTTTCCCCAATATTAGCATAGTAGCCTTTTAATTTTTGTTTTGCTAGTAATTGAATACCATAGTCGCTATTTTTTTTAGGATTAGCCCCATGTTGCCCTGGACGAGAGGTTCTTTTATTAAAGGGAGACTTAGCTCTACCCCATAAATTTACACCTAAACGACGATCAATCTTATATTTTGCATTATGTCTTTTTGTCATTATTATTTTAACCTTTTAGCTATTTATTGTCCTGATAGTCTTTAAAAAAGCATGGCAATACCCTAAGTATTGTCAGTATTTTCAGGAATTCTCAAAAGAATAACAAGTTTTTTATGATTATTCAACATTTTTTTATAAAAATTTTACAAAAGTTTAGCAGCTACTGTTTTAATAAAAAGAGATATTCCTAGTTATATAGAGGTGGATTTATCTAACTTTAAAGGTAAGTATTATTATAATATTATAAATTACTATTAAAGTTTAAAGGTTAAGCATAAAACTTATAGCCTATTATATAGGATAACATTAATATATAGTGGAGCAGGTATAAATTTTTTTAGGAAAATAGGAATTTATGGTTACTTTTATGTTATGCTAAATAATAAATGTGTATTAAAGTTTTTTCATTATTTATGAATTACCACTATCACAATTAACATGAATTCTAGTACTTGCATGCGAGTTTCCTATTTTATAGTTTTATTGTTTATTTTTTGTTTTTCTAGCTATCAACTATTAGCTGCTATTAGCTTATTACCAGCCTTAAATCAAATAGATGAATTAGCCCAAGCAAAAATTAAAGAGAAAAAAACCGCAGGTATGCAGGTAGCGGTATTATATCATGGAGCAGTCATTTATAATAAGTCGTTTGGCTATATGGCTTATTATAACAAAGGAAAATTAATTAAAAAAAAGGAGGTACTAGGAGAAAATAATATTTTTGACCTAGCCTCACTCACTAAAGTAGTAGCTACAACTCAAGCAATTATGATGCTTAATTACGAAGAACGTTTAAGTCTTGAAGATAGAGTAGCTAAATATATTCCAGAATTTGCAGTAAATGGCAAGGAAAATATAACCATTTACAATTTATTAACTCATACATCAGGCTTACCAGCATGGGAGCCTTTATATTTACATAATAAAAACTCTAAAGATGTAATTCTTTATATTTCTAGTTTACCTCTTGAATATGAAACTGGTAGTAAAAGTATATATTCAGATTTAGGATTTATTATTTTAGGGGAAGTAGTAGCTAGAATTACTAACATGCCCCTTGATGTTTACACCGAAAAGTATATATTTTCTCCACTAAATATGGTAGATACCATGTATAACCTACCGCATAATTTAACAAGTAGAGCCGTTCCAACTGACTGGCAGAATTTATATGAACAGCACTTAATTAACGACCATATTTTGTATAAAGGCAAGGCTAAAGCTACAGACTTTAAAGACTGGCGTAACGTTACACTACAAGGTGAGGTTGAAGATGGTAATGCTTATTATGCGATGCAGGGGGTATCGGGGCATGCTGGGATTTTTTCTACTATGAACGACCTACTAATCTGGGGTAAGATGATTT
Protein-coding sequences here:
- the dap gene encoding D-aminopeptidase (beta-lactamase related), whose product is MNSSTCMRVSYFIVLLFIFCFSSYQLLAAISLLPALNQIDELAQAKIKEKKTAGMQVAVLYHGAVIYNKSFGYMAYYNKGKLIKKKEVLGENNIFDLASLTKVVATTQAIMMLNYEERLSLEDRVAKYIPEFAVNGKENITIYNLLTHTSGLPAWEPLYLHNKNSKDVILYISSLPLEYETGSKSIYSDLGFIILGEVVARITNMPLDVYTEKYIFSPLNMVDTMYNLPHNLTSRAVPTDWQNLYEQHLINDHILYKGKAKATDFKDWRNVTLQGEVEDGNAYYAMQGVSGHAGIFSTMNDLLIWGKMILGGGSYNGNLLYSKEVRDIYLTPQASGRAIGFDSNKSYMGNNRPAKTLGHTGFTGNCVALNIPKDIMIIILSNKVNIPMVNFKYTSPKELCTDIMDTVWTTLIP
- the rpsD gene encoding 30S ribosomal protein S4, which gives rise to MTKRHNAKYKIDRRLGVNLWGRAKSPFNKRTSRPGQHGANPKKNSDYGIQLLAKQKLKGYYANIGERKFRRYFDEAARRTGDTSQNLISILESRLDTVIYRMKFAQTMFASRQFVNHGHILVNGKKVNIPSYLVKAGDEIEVKSSSKKLAIVLEAAASVERDVPSYMEADLSNFKGKFISHPTLEEVPYPVKMEPNIVVEFYSR